The window CTTCGCTTTCAATTGAGCAGCTTTCTCTCTGCCGATGCCATTATCTGATATGGTAAAGTGCAGGTGCTCTCCCTTTCTACTAACTTCTACCATGATGCTGCCTTTCTTTTCAGAGGGCATTACTCCATGCCCGGTACTATTCTCCCCAACTGGCTGGAGGATGAGGGGCGGCACCATCGTGCTTGCAGGATCGATAGCCGGATCTACTGTAATGGTGTACTCAAACTTAGTATTAAAACGTAATTGTTCAATCTGAATGTATAATTCAAGGGTCGCCAATTCTGATTCCAGCGAAATTGTACTTTGCAGGGAATTATCAAGTATCTTTCTTACCAGCCTGGAAAATTTGGTTAAGCTGTTAGCTGCTGTCAAGGTATCTCTTTGCAAAA of the Bacteroidota bacterium genome contains:
- a CDS encoding histidine kinase, with protein sequence MHNCILQRDTLTAANSLTKFSRLVRKILDNSLQSTISLESELATLELYIQIEQLRFNTKFEYTITVDPAIDPASTMVPPLILQPVGENSTGHGVMPSEKKGSIMVEVSRKGEHLHFTISDNGIGREKAAQLKAKSENQHTSHGIAITRERLNMYNENQGNSNSFIIIDLYNELHEPAGTKVEFELVV